One genomic segment of Salminus brasiliensis chromosome 6, fSalBra1.hap2, whole genome shotgun sequence includes these proteins:
- the fam110a gene encoding protein FAM110A — protein sequence MSVDTLDPSPRRLARVPDVAQLSQSPRKPSAVERLEADKAKYVKSHQVALNKQQPVIRKPLMAPNDSRPLRPGAVQPTRKMPIRSTTKCEAPPLDLQHLSNLINGVSDTSVQSTPPQQDHLRKTEDSESSDLTQPLSLTSSSVEESSVKSLLSQIKSLADCPGASASCTVNVRRVDVRPQVPQMRKPCRAQLQNRPPVQLPEQRNHSQLLRLLRPYTQPQPQPLKLVGVKSRRDVTSTIPNTVPSLKSPVHTSPFSVEPLKNPSSTLPSSVRSPKDASPLTSPAITSPTSISDVPSTSSPANTRHSSVSSRKRPSLTRSKSDVSDRFSRAGAEVERFFNYCGLDPSDFNDLEPGSDIASVSRLRSASAPASEHTAEGDEEEEEEEASKGEKPAYGISVIERNARVIKWLYGMRQAKDSTKVVNV from the coding sequence ATGTCTGTGGACACACTGGATCCATCTCCACGACGACTGGCCAGAGTGCCTGATGTAGCACAGTTATCTCAAAGCCCTCGCAAGCCGAGTGCTGTGGAGCGCCTAGAGGCAGACAAGGCCAAGTATGTCAAGAGCCATCAGGTGGCACTGAACAAGCAGCAGCCAGTAATCCGCAAACCTTTAATGGCACCCAACGACAGCAGGCCGCTTCGACCGGGAGCCGTGCAACCCACTCGCAAGATGCCCATCCGCTCCACAACAAAGTGTGAAGCTCCGCCCCTGGACTTGCAGCACTTGAGCAACTTGATCAATGGAGTTAGTGATACCTCAGTACAGTCCACTCCTCCGCAACAGGACCATCTTCGGAAAACGGAAGACTCCGAAAGCTCCGACTTGACCCAGCCCCTCTCTCTAACTTCATCTTCTGTCGAAGAATCTTCTGTTAAGTCTCTGTTGTCTCAAATTAAGTCATTAGCAGACTGCCCGGGGGCTAGCGCCTCTTGCACAGTCAATGTCCGAAGGGTGGATGTTAGGCCACAGGTGCCGCAGATGAGGAAGCCGTGCCGAGCACAGCTTCAGAACCGTCCACCTGTGCAACTGCCCGAACAGCGCAACCACTCGCAGCTTCTGCGGCTACTCAGGCCATACACGCAGCCTCAGCCACAGCCACTAAAGCTTGTTGGAGTCAAAAGCAGGCGGGATGTAACCAGCACCATCCCAAACACGGTTCCATCCCTTAAAAGCCCGGTCCACACTTCACCTTTCTCTGTAGAACCCCTAAAGAATCCATCTTCCACTTTGCCTTCTTCGGTTAGATCCCCAAAAGATGCCTCACCTTTGACTTCTCCAGCCATCACATCGCCTACATCCATCAGCGACGTCCCATCAACAAGTTCTCCAGCCAATACCCGCCACTCCTCGGTAAGCTCCAGGAAGCGTCCCTCTCTCACCCGCTCCAAGTCGGACGTCAGTGACCGGTTCTCTCGCGCTGGTGCAGAAGTCGAACGCTTCTTCAACTACTGTGGGCTCGACCCCTCTGACTTCAATGACCTGGAACCTGGCTCCGACATTGCCTCTGTTTCACGTCTCCGGAGCGCTAGTGCCCCTGCCTCAGAGCACACAGCTGAAGgagatgaggaggaagaggaggaggaagcttCCAAAGGTGAAAAACCCGCTTATGGCATTTCAGTAATCGAGAGAAACGCAAGAGTCATTAAGTGGCTGTATGGAATGCGGCAAGCCAAGGACAGCACGAAGGTTGTCAATGTGTAG